Within the Synergistaceae bacterium genome, the region CTGCGGTTATTACCGAATATCTGGCGGCAGTGTGCCTGATGAAGGCAGATACTTCATGGGGTCAAGCGCTGTCCCTTTTGAGTTGCGGACTTCAAAATGGAGGTGGTAGGCCGTAGCACGACCCGTCCTACCGACTGCGGCTATCTGCTGCCCCAGCTTAACCTTCTGTCCTACTTTAACATTCGTCGCCGAACAATGAGCGTAAACCGACCAGAGCAGCCCGGAATGGTTTATTATTATGACCTTTCCAAAACCGCGGAAGCCTTTGCCTCCGCCTGAGACGATCTCCACGATACCGTCAAGTACTGCGTATATCGGGGCGCCATTTGGCGCAAGCAGGTCTACGCCAAGATGTTTTCTATGTCCTTTCCTGCGGGTTCTGCTGAAGAACCCTCCTATTTTTCCTGTCTTCAGGGGCCATGCCATGCCTTTTATAAATTCCGGCGCGCCGCCGGAGATCATCTCTTCTGCATCCCATTCGATGTCCCCTGTTGAAGTCAGCTTCCTGTACGCGGTTTCCATCGGATCTTCCTGAAGTTCCTGATAGTCCACTTGTTTCGCAAGACAAGTTCCGGACGGCATAAGAAACGCAAAAATAAGAAACCACACCAACAGTTCCGCACGAAACAAAGCTGCCGCATTCCCGATAAAAACTGCATTTAGTGGCGACGCTGCGGTTCTATTTTGAGTTCCATCATACAGAACCATTAAAGACCTCCCCGTTGCGCCAAAGCGCAGTGTGTCAATTTTAGCACAAGAGGCCTATAGCCATGTTTTGACTATAAATTCAACCATTTCCTGCATTATGTCCGGGGCATTCTTTCCGTTTCTTAAACGCAGAGAGTGATCTGCTCCTTTTACAGTGTGAAAATATTTTGACTCCGCGGGCAATTCGATTCCTCCCAAAAGATCCAGACAGCTCTGTTCGGGGAATATCTCATCTTCACTGCCGCGGAATAATATACATCCGTTTGTTCTGACACGGGTAATCATATCCTGCGAAAGCGACGAATACAGAGTGGAGAGTATGGGCATCTTCATCATACGGCTCTCGGTCTCTTGATATGCTACGAGCCCTGTCCCGCTGAGTATTATTCTGTCTATCGCCGGCTGCTTCCCATCCGGCGGCTCTATTGCACCGGCAGCCGCTGACAACGCTATTATTCCGCCGAGGGAGAATCCCCATATCCATATCGGATCGGGAGAGACACGCCTAATAATTTCCCGTATTGCCATAAAAAAATCTTCCTGCTCCTGTGCAAAAGTTTTGCCCTCAAAGGCGCCTTTTATCCAACCGCCTATGTTATCGGCAAAATCAAGTCTGTTCCGCAGTTTCCTGCTCGTCTCGACAAGCCACGCTGTAAAGCCGCGATCTACAAGCAATTCCGCAAGATAGCGGAATTTATTGTGGAGCCCGATATTAGCGCTGCTGTGTACTCCATGGAGAAGGATTATATGAATGTTGTTGGGCGATTTGGGAAAGCACCGTCTGACATGGATTTCCATGTCTCCGTAAGTTCCACGCAGTATTATGCCCTCTGATCGCAGTCTCTCTGTCATTGAACATCTCCGGCATCTTTATATAAAAATCAGAGAAGACGGATAAAATGCCGCCTTCTCGCTCTTGGAAATGCTATTTCGTTGTTATCTGCCCTTGTGTGCCGCAAGTACGACCGCCGACGCGATAGAGAACAGTTTTGCTTCGGCCGAGTCTGCGCGGCTGGTCAGGACGACCGGAGCCGCAGCTCCCAGAACTATTCCGGCTGTCTTGTTCTCTGCAAAATATACTATGGCTTTCGCAAGTATGTTGCCTGATTCAATGTTAGGCACATGCAGTATGTCCGCATAACCGGCCACATCGGACTTGATCCCCTTGTGGCGCGCCGATTCCGGAGATACCGCGTTGTCCAAAGCAAGAGGACCGTCAACTATACAGCCCTTGATCTGACCACGGCGGTTCATCTGGGTCAGGATAGCCGCATCGACCGTCGGCGGCATATCGAAGTTTACGACTTC harbors:
- a CDS encoding M23 family metallopeptidase; amino-acid sequence: MVLYDGTQNRTAASPLNAVFIGNAAALFRAELLVWFLIFAFLMPSGTCLAKQVDYQELQEDPMETAYRKLTSTGDIEWDAEEMISGGAPEFIKGMAWPLKTGKIGGFFSRTRRKGHRKHLGVDLLAPNGAPIYAVLDGIVEIVSGGGKGFRGFGKVIIINHSGLLWSVYAHCSATNVKVGQKVKLGQQIAAVGRTGRATAYHLHFEVRNSKGTALDPMKYLPSSGTLPPDIR